One segment of Triticum aestivum cultivar Chinese Spring chromosome 2A, IWGSC CS RefSeq v2.1, whole genome shotgun sequence DNA contains the following:
- the LOC123189865 gene encoding vegetative cell wall protein gp1 — translation MAVSTGSFLAIAMALALLSGDMAHAGRLLADTTEAAAPAATPAAVPGIPAPKPPVPTMPTMPPVPTVPAVTTPQVTVPPMPAVPALAVPQFTVPPMTAVPAITVSQVTLPPMPAVPAVTVPKVTLPPMPAVVVPKVTMPPMPAIPSISIPKVALPPMPSIPTVNVPMPTLAPPPSA, via the coding sequence ATGGCTGTCAGCACTGGTAGCTTCTTGGCCATTGCCATGGCCCTCGCTCTCCTTAGTGGCGACATGGCCCACGCCGGCCGCCTCCTGGCCGACACCACGGAGGCAGCAGCGCCCGCTGCAACGCCTGCCGCTGTCCCAGGCATCCCCGCGCCGAAGCCGCCCGTGCCCACCATGCCTACAATGCCACCAGTGCCAACCGTGCCCGCGGTCACCACACCGCAGGTCACAGTGCCCCCGATGCCAGCCGTGCCCGCGCTCGCCGTTCCCCAGTTCACGGTACCCCCCATGACGGCCGTGCCCGCGATCACCGTGTCCCAGGTCACGTTGCCGCCCATGCCGGCCGTCCCTGCGGTCACCGTGCCCAAGGTCACGTTGCCGCCCATGCCCGCAGTTGTTGTGCCGAAGGTGACGATGCCGCCAATGCCTGCAATTCCATCCATCTCCATACCCAAGGTGGCATTGCCTCCGATGCCTTCCATTCCCACTGTGAACGTGCCGATGCCAACCCTtgcgccacctccttcagcatag